The sequence GCTTAATAAAACCGATGATGTAAAAACTATCACCAATACATTGAGTACTCAGGTATTTGGCGACTACGACAAGGTGATGGACGCCCTGCAACGCTGCATAAAATGGTCATTTGAGCGCTATGGCAAAGTCGTCTTTGTTTGTAAATTTTTACATGGTGATTTAAGTCCTGAAGACTAAGATGATAAGTATTCCAAGTATCGCTAGTTAGAGCTACTATAGTCAAAAATAGAGTGGCTTTTATGAAGTATTGGCGTAAGTATCATCCGGAAATTAATGTTGATGACCCGCGTTACCATCAGGTGTCGTTAATATACAGTATACTATTGATAATGCTGGCTTACTTTAGTGTTATAGGCCTGCTGAACGTTACGCTATTTGATGCGGCACATATTGCAGTATATGACTTTTCCGGCTTTCTTCTTATCGCTGGTATTTATTTTTATGTCAGCCGTGGAAGCAACTTTACGGTTGCTGGGTGGTTGGTTACAGGCACACTGATATTCGTGCTCTTGGCATTCATACACTTGGCGGAGGGCAGAAATTATTCATTAATTTGGGTCACAATACTTCCTCCTATTGCTTTTTTTCTTCATGGTCCTCGAGCGGGTGCCTGGGTAACCGGGGTTGTTTTTGCTTACTGCGGTTGGTTTCTTTACGTGCAGTTGAGTCGTGGGGTTCCGGGGGATTTGAGCCTTGGCGCATTTCTTAACTTTATTGAAGTTGCGACGGCACAGTTGTTTCTCTTCCGTTATTACGAGCGCTCCAGAAGAGAAGCTTATGAACAACTTCAGGCCACTTCTGTTACTGATCCTCTAACGGGTTTATATAATCGCCTGCATCTGGACGTTAATCTCAACATGTTACTTTCGTCCTCCCGGCATAAAGACTTAAACCTGTCTGTCTTATTAATCGATGTTGATCATTTTAAGAAAATTAATGATGAATATGGCCACTTAATGGGCGATAGAGTGCTTTGTTCTATCGCGACGATTCTCAAAGAAGCAGTGAGAGAGTGTGATTTTGTGGGTCGGTGGGGTGGCGAAGAGTTTTTAGTTGTTTGTCCTGAAACCGGCAGCAAAGAGGCGATGACTCTGGCTAATAGAATCGTCGAAACTATTCAGTCTCGGCCACTCGTTGAAAGCATACATGCTACCGTTAGCATTGGGGTTGCTGAGGCATCAAATAACACAAACTTGACGGCTGAAGGGTTACTGCACCTGGCTGATAAAAACTTATACATGGCCAAAAGTAGAGGAAGAAATAGGGCTATTTCAATGTTGAATGCCGATTCCTTCGACAACGCTCTGAGCAATATTTAACGCTATCCCAGCAGCCTTTCCATTTTTTTCGCCATGAAAATGGTCGTTGGCAGGTTTCACAAACCTTGTTAGGCAGGTGGGGCTTTTTGTGAGGCATAGCTAATTAGATCTTCAGCCATCTGGGCGTTTGAGCCTTATAGCTTTGATACTCATTGCCGTAAAGTTCGCTTAATGCCTGCTCCTCTTTAACCGCTTGAGCGCGCATCATGGCGATGCCGACCAATAAGCAAATCAAGGTGAAGACACTGGGGAGTGTCAGGAAGAGACCCAGTTGGCCGAGCATAATGGCTAAGAACATCGGGTTACGCGAGTGCGAAAAAGGCCCCTTCGTTAACAGTGCCCGGGAGTTATCGCTGTCGATACCTGAGCGCCAGTCCTGACGCATATAGGCGTGGCTGTAACTGACAAACCCAAGTGACACCAACATTGTGATCATGCCAATAGACAGCACCCAGGGTGTGTAAAGTGGTTCTATAATGCCGAGCCAGGTATCAATAGGGTAAAAGACCCGGGCAATACAAATAACCAAAATTGCACCGCGGAAAAGGTTAAAAACCTGGCGTATCCACCATGTCGTACTGCCTTTTTTACCGTATTGAATATGGCTTTTTGAGGTGCGGCTATTCAGTCCAATAGCGGTACTCGCGTAGTGGACTGCTATGAATAGAAAATACACGGCTAAAAAATGGCGGCTAATCAGGTCAATATCGAACAAAAAGATCTCCAACTTCGGAACACGCAATCGTTTTCCATTCTACGGTTCTTTAAAGAGATTGAAAGAGTCAGGTGAAATATCGTTTTATGTGCTATTGATTAATTATGTTCTTGGCAAAGGAAGTCGTATGCGTTTTATAACCTATAGTGCTGTTTTATTGTTTGGTATGGCGCTGACAGGCTGTGCGTCACCCACCTCTTCTATTCTAATTGGAGACGCTCGGCCGGAAATACCGGTAGCACAAGTAAAAGTGTACTTAGAGGCGCCTGAGAGCTATGAAGAAATAGCTTTAATTGAAGCAAGCAGTGATGCCTCCTGGAGCTTTGGTGAACAAGCGAAAATGGAAGCAGTATTGAAGCGGCTGAAACTGGAAGCGGCTAAAGTAGGTGCTAATGGCGTCTTGCTGCAAAAAACCGGTGACAAGCAAGGCGAGTCAGTTTATGTCGGGGCTGGCTCAGGTGGTTACTCAAGCAATGTGGGATTTGGGGTAAGTGTTGGTAAAGCCTTCGGTTTGACCGATAAAACAGGGGAAGGCATCGCCATTTATGTAAAACCAGACAATGGCGATGCGGCATCAGAGAACGACTCGTCAGAAATTAAGGAACCTGTTAAGGAACTTTAGTCGCGTTCCAGTTAACCGCTTGCCAACGGTCGTCGCGTTGAATTAAAACACCGGTATTATAAAAATATTGAGTGACTTTACCTT comes from Idiomarina sp. X4 and encodes:
- a CDS encoding YkoF family thiamine/hydroxymethylpyrimidine-binding protein — translated: MKLTVEISKYPLADDYIGPIKGFIDELNKTDDVKTITNTLSTQVFGDYDKVMDALQRCIKWSFERYGKVVFVCKFLHGDLSPED
- a CDS encoding GGDEF domain-containing protein, with amino-acid sequence MKYWRKYHPEINVDDPRYHQVSLIYSILLIMLAYFSVIGLLNVTLFDAAHIAVYDFSGFLLIAGIYFYVSRGSNFTVAGWLVTGTLIFVLLAFIHLAEGRNYSLIWVTILPPIAFFLHGPRAGAWVTGVVFAYCGWFLYVQLSRGVPGDLSLGAFLNFIEVATAQLFLFRYYERSRREAYEQLQATSVTDPLTGLYNRLHLDVNLNMLLSSSRHKDLNLSVLLIDVDHFKKINDEYGHLMGDRVLCSIATILKEAVRECDFVGRWGGEEFLVVCPETGSKEAMTLANRIVETIQSRPLVESIHATVSIGVAEASNNTNLTAEGLLHLADKNLYMAKSRGRNRAISMLNADSFDNALSNI
- a CDS encoding DUF2256 domain-containing protein, whose translation is MPHKKPHLPNKVCETCQRPFSWRKKWKGCWDSVKYCSERCRRNRHSTLK
- a CDS encoding methyltransferase family protein — translated: MRVPKLEIFLFDIDLISRHFLAVYFLFIAVHYASTAIGLNSRTSKSHIQYGKKGSTTWWIRQVFNLFRGAILVICIARVFYPIDTWLGIIEPLYTPWVLSIGMITMLVSLGFVSYSHAYMRQDWRSGIDSDNSRALLTKGPFSHSRNPMFLAIMLGQLGLFLTLPSVFTLICLLVGIAMMRAQAVKEEQALSELYGNEYQSYKAQTPRWLKI